A region from the Serinibacter arcticus genome encodes:
- a CDS encoding MazG-like family protein, with the protein MPTTAAQIASLSRWIDAGSTGRDAEAVTWGRLAKVSEEQGEVIAAYIGATGQNPRKGVTHTIDDVVEELLDVALTALAAVEHLRGAPGDSLALLDAKVTAVIDRARPHGLED; encoded by the coding sequence CGATGGATCGACGCGGGCAGCACCGGTCGCGACGCCGAGGCCGTCACCTGGGGGCGCCTGGCGAAGGTGTCCGAGGAGCAGGGCGAGGTGATCGCCGCCTACATCGGCGCGACCGGACAGAACCCGCGCAAGGGCGTCACGCACACGATCGACGACGTCGTGGAGGAGCTCCTCGACGTCGCCCTCACGGCGCTGGCCGCGGTCGAGCACCTGCGCGGCGCGCCCGGCGACTCGCTCGCGCTGCTGGACGCGAAGGTCACCGCCGTCATCGACCGAGCCCGCCCCCACGGCCTGGAGGACTGA